From Sphingomonas sp. PAMC26645:
CGTGCCGCTCGCGACCTGGGCAGGCGACCATCTCGGCTGGCGCGCGTCGTTCTGGGGCATATCGGCGCTCGGCGTGGCGACGATGGCGGCGCTGCGGCTGACGCTGCCGGCTTTGCCTGCGCCCGAGGGCAGCGATGCGATGGCGGAACTGCGCGTACTGACACGGGGCCCCGTGCTCGGCGCGCTGGGCCTGACCGTGGTGGGCGCGAGCGCGATGTTCACCGTGTTCACCTACATCACGCCGATCTTGCGCGAAGTGACCCACGCCTCGCTCGGCTACATCACCGCGATGCTGGTGACCTACGGCCTGGGGCTGACGCTCGGCAACTGGCTCGGCGGCCGTTTCGCCGATCGCTCGGTCGACCGGACGTTGATCGTCACGCTCGCCTCCCTGACGGCAATCTTGATCGTGTTCGCACTGCTGATGCCGTTCAAGATTCCGACCGCGATCCTCATCTTCCTCTGGGGTATCGCGAGTTTCGCGCTCGTTCCGCCGCTGCAGATCCGCGTGATGCATGCCGCGGCGGACGCGCCCAACCTTGCATCCGCCATGAACATCGGCGCGTTCAATCTGGGCAACGCGATCGGCGCGGCGGTCGGCGGTGGCGTGATCGCGGCAGGGTTCGGGTATCCGGCGGTGGCGATGGCGGGTGCCGTCTCGTCGGCTCTTGGGCTGATCGCGGTCGTCGTCAGCGTTCGTAGGGTTGCCACGCGCGGTCGCCGCCATCCTGCGTCGGTGGGCACGGTCGAGGCTATGTAGAGGCCGACCCCTGATCGATGGGGACCGAACGCGCATCGCCTGCGTTGTACGGCCGCTATCATCAGGAGACGCACCATGAACCCGACCGGCAACACTATCCTCATCACCGGCGGCGGGTCGGGTATTGGCGCCGCGCTGGCGCAGCGTCTCCACGATGCGGGCAACGCGGTGATCGTTGCCGGCCGACGTCAGGAAGCGCTCGACGAGGCGATCGCAGGGCGCGAGAACATGAGTGCGATCACGCTCGACATCGACGACCCCGCCGCGATCGAGGACTTTGCCAAGCGCGTCGTCTCCGAACATCCCGCGCTCAACGTGCTGGTCAACAATGCCGGCATCATGAAGCTGGAGGACGCCGCGACCCGCCGTGATCTGACCGACGCGGAGGCGACGATCGTCACCAATCTGCTGGGTCCGATTCGGCTGACCAACGCGCTGGTCGATCATCTTGCAGCGCAATCCGGTGGCACGATCGTCAACCTGACGTCCGGGCTCGCCTATGTCCCGCTGACCGCCGCCCCCACGTATTCGGCGACCAAGGCGGCGATCCATTCCTACACCGTGTCCCTGCGTCGCGTCCTGGAGGGCAAGGTCGAGGTGATCGAGATCGCACCCCCCGGCGTGCAGACCGGCCTTACCCCCGGGCAGGAAACACGTCCCGGCTATATGCCGCTGGAGGCGTTTGCGGATGAGGTCATGACGCTCTGGACGCAGCAGCCGACGCCAAACGAGATACTCGTCGAACGTGTTCGGCCGTTGCGCAATGCAGAAGCCGATCATCGCTTTCCGGAAGCCGTCGTGCAGTTGAACGAGATGGCCGAACGCGCGCGCCGCGGGGGCTGATCGCTGGTGCCTCGACGTACGAAACGTCGAGGCACTACCCGCCTTTTCTGCTAACTATTCTCAGTAGCCTTGATCTGCCTGTCGCGAGCCGATAGGCGGACGACTGTGAACGCCTCCCAAACTTCCCCGTCGCCCGCGACGATCGCCAAGCGCAAACGCAAGTGGCGAAGCTGGTGGCTCAAGCAATTGCACAGCTGGCACTGGATCAGCGCGGCGCTGTCGCTGACCGCGATGCTGCTGTTCGCGATCACCGGCATCACGCTGAACCATGCGGCGACGATCGGTGCCAAACCGGTCGTCGTGGAGAAAAGCGGCACGTTACCGAGGTCGCTGCTTCACATGCTGAGCGCGCCGCATACCGCCGACGCGCCGCTCCCCGTTCCCGTCGCCAAGGCGGTCGCGAACGCGGTCGGGCTCGATCCCGCCGGCAAGCCCGTCGAATGGTCCGATAGCGACGCCTATGTCGCGCTGCCGCGACCCGGCGGCGACGGCTGGGTCAGCATCGCGCGCGCGACCGGCGCGATCACCGCGGAAACCACCGATCGCGGCTGGATCTCGTACCTGAACGACCTGCACAAGGGTCGCAACGCGGGCGCGGCGTGGTTCTGGTTCATCGACGTCTTCGCAGGGGCGTGCATCCTCTTCACGCTCACCGGGCTCCTGCTGCTGCAACTCCACGCGCGGCACCGGCCCTCGACCTGGCCGATCGTCGCCGCCGGGCTCGCGCTCCCGGTCTTGCTCGCCATCCTGTTCATCCATTGAGGGGTTTCGCCATGCGTCCTACCGCGTTTCTGTTGCTCGGCGGGGCGATCACCGCGCCTGCCCTGTTGTCGCCTGCGATTGCAGCGCCGCCTGGTGCCGTGACGATCACGATCCCGCGGCTCGACGTCGCGGAATATCATCGCCCCTATGTCGCGGTGTGGCTGGAGCCGGTCGGCGGGGGCGCGCCGCGGACGCTAGCGGTCTGGTACGACCTCAAGAAGCGAGGCAACGATCCCGGTACCAAATGGCTCGCGGACCTGCGCGCATGGTGGCGCAAGGGCGGCCGCAGCATGACGATGCCCGCCGACGGCGTCAGCGGCGCGACGCGGACGCCGGGCCAGTACACCATCCCCCTGCCCGCCGACGTCAAACCCGGCCAGTATGTCCTC
This genomic window contains:
- a CDS encoding MFS transporter; protein product: MKLNPGLLALAVGAFGIGVTEFAPMGLLPVIATDLGVSIPTAGLLISAYALGVVIGAPLMTLTTGRVPRRTLLIALAGIFTIGNLLAAVSTGYGMLMAARILTSFNHGAFFGVGSIVAASLVPAERRAGAVAAMFMGLTIANVVGVPLATWAGDHLGWRASFWGISALGVATMAALRLTLPALPAPEGSDAMAELRVLTRGPVLGALGLTVVGASAMFTVFTYITPILREVTHASLGYITAMLVTYGLGLTLGNWLGGRFADRSVDRTLIVTLASLTAILIVFALLMPFKIPTAILIFLWGIASFALVPPLQIRVMHAAADAPNLASAMNIGAFNLGNAIGAAVGGGVIAAGFGYPAVAMAGAVSSALGLIAVVVSVRRVATRGRRHPASVGTVEAM
- a CDS encoding SDR family oxidoreductase; translated protein: MNPTGNTILITGGGSGIGAALAQRLHDAGNAVIVAGRRQEALDEAIAGRENMSAITLDIDDPAAIEDFAKRVVSEHPALNVLVNNAGIMKLEDAATRRDLTDAEATIVTNLLGPIRLTNALVDHLAAQSGGTIVNLTSGLAYVPLTAAPTYSATKAAIHSYTVSLRRVLEGKVEVIEIAPPGVQTGLTPGQETRPGYMPLEAFADEVMTLWTQQPTPNEILVERVRPLRNAEADHRFPEAVVQLNEMAERARRGG
- a CDS encoding PepSY-associated TM helix domain-containing protein is translated as MNASQTSPSPATIAKRKRKWRSWWLKQLHSWHWISAALSLTAMLLFAITGITLNHAATIGAKPVVVEKSGTLPRSLLHMLSAPHTADAPLPVPVAKAVANAVGLDPAGKPVEWSDSDAYVALPRPGGDGWVSIARATGAITAETTDRGWISYLNDLHKGRNAGAAWFWFIDVFAGACILFTLTGLLLLQLHARHRPSTWPIVAAGLALPVLLAILFIH
- a CDS encoding DUF2271 domain-containing protein, whose product is MRPTAFLLLGGAITAPALLSPAIAAPPGAVTITIPRLDVAEYHRPYVAVWLEPVGGGAPRTLAVWYDLKKRGNDPGTKWLADLRAWWRKGGRSMTMPADGVSGATRTPGQYTIPLPADVKPGQYVLNVEAARETGGRELVSVPLTAGARTTGKTELGAVAISAR